In Capra hircus breed San Clemente chromosome 5, ASM170441v1, whole genome shotgun sequence, the DNA window gataaaaatataatGGGTTCAGTTGTACAGTGCTACATAAGAGGGCACTTGTGGTCTAAATGTAAAAGGCAGGGCAGGGTAGGATGTTGGTATAGAGAGTGACTAGAATTAAACTCCTCCTAATCAATGATTAAGATATTGTATAAAAGTGGCAGGTTAAGCTTTATTTCAATATCTCACAAAAATATGTTAACTTGGCAACTGGACTGTTGATGGCCTTTAACAGGGTAAAATTTAGTATAAGATAAATGATGTCAATTTTTAGTGATTATTAgcttaaaatgtatattcagtAAAATTGGAATGAAACATCTGTAGCACCGTATTACCTCTTTGTAACCCTTGGAAGGGTTCTGTAGAAGTTTGAAAAGCACAGCTAAGGTCTATATACTCCTTTAGGCCATATACTATCATACTCTTCTCTAGGTCTCTAGTTCCTAACACAGAGTAGATGCTCAGAAAATATCTGCATTGTAATAAATGCATTGTTAAAATGTGGTGCTGATTTTCTGCTTTATCCCTTAGGGTACCAGTGTCTTATCACCTGGACTCCACATAGGAATAATTATTATACTGGCAATAATGATTTATAAAAAGTCAGCAACTAATTTGTTTGAAAAGCATCCTTGTCTTTATACCCTAATGTTTGGATGTGTCTTTGCTAAAATCTCACAGAAATTGGTGGTAAgaaattcttttaatttatgaCTCATGGTATAAATAATGTATTTGTTCCTCAAACACAAAACTGGGAACTCTTTCATATAATGGGTAGGTTTTTTGTGGTGTTATCACAATAAATAGTTAGCTATTTGTGCTCCAAGTAATACTGTAAATGAATGTTTTATTCAGAGACAAGACTCCTTAGTGTAAGTTCTCTTAATTAACAACGATTATCAGTTATAACCTTCTGATACCAAGGAATTTAAATATTGGAAACTTTAACAAGGTACCTAGTCCTGAATTTGAGAGATTTTAGATTCAATATTCCCATATCAAACGTGAGAGTAAATGGtctctttggtggtggtggtggtggtggtagtggtagtttagttactaagttgtgtccaactcttgttgataccatggactgtagcctaccaggctcccctctgtccatgaaatttcccaggaaagaatactggagtgggtagccattccctctccaggggatctttcagacccaggaatcaaacctaggtctcctgcattgcaggcagattctttactgactgagctatgagggaacccCAAATTACCTTTTTATCCTTATCTTAACAGCAAATTAAAGATTTAGTTATTTCTAtcctgaaaataaaacatttaaaatttaatagtgaaattattttgtttacttttttatagATAGCTCACATGACCAAAAGTGAACTGTATCTTCAAGACACTGTCTTTATTGGCCCAGGTCTTTTATTTTTAGACCAGTACTTTAATAATTTTGTAGACGAATATATTGTTCTATGGATAGCAATGGTAAGTACCTTTTTGctaagattttttatttatttttaacaaatgtcAGATAATACTATGCTTAAGAGTCACTTCAGTGAGGTATTAGGTAGCCTTGACTTTCTAATCTATTAAGCATTTCTGaacatttaatattatttctttaaagttcCTTTTATATTGTGTTTGAATATGGCCCACATATACATCGAGATACAGTTACAACAATGTAaatccttaaaaacaaaactgtgtgccttaaaaaaaaaatagtaccagAAAACAGTACAAGTGGCCTGAGGTGACCTCTAAAAATGATACACTATTCACTCGACccagaaaaccccacaaaatcaTGCAGATCAAGAGGTTCAAATCTTCGTGTTCACTTTAAGAACACTCTTGAAACTGCCCAGGCCATAAAGGGTATGCATATCCAAAAAGCCACCAAGTATCTGATGGATGTCACTTTAAAGAGGCAATGTGTGCCATTCTGTCATTACAATGGTGGAGTTGGTAGGTGTGTACAGGCCAAACAGTGGGGCTGGACGCAGGGTCGGTGGCCCAGAAAGAGTGCTGAATTTTTACTGCACATGCTTAAAAATGCAGAGAGTAATAATGCTGAACTTAAGGGTTAGATGTAGATTCTCTGGTCATTGAGCACATCCAGGTGAACAAAGTCCCCAAGATGCAGCGCAGGACTTACAAGAGCTCACGGTTGGATCAATCCTTACATGAGCTCTCCCTGCCACATTGAGATGATCcttactgaaaaagaacagattgttCCTAGACCAGAAGAGGAGGCTGCACAGGAGAAAAAGATatcccagaagaaactgaagaaacaaaaacttatggCTGGGAATAATTGCcgcaaaaaataaatgcaaataaaagtaaaaaaaaaaaaaaagtacaaaaatgtCAAAAATCACTTCACTCTCTGGCAAAGCTTTACAAACATGAATTAGTGTCTTATTTAGTCCAGGTTATTAGAATTACTCTGAACTTATAGCAGATAACAGGTAAATTAAATGGAATTTGTGTTAGCAGAGGGCACTACTGCATCAAGAAATGTCAGCCAATACTGAGGAAACAGAACAGACAGTACAAGTACAGGATTCCAGGACCATTTGTGCTAGAAGTAAGCAACCATATGTATGCGTATGGCCCTTGAGGATAGTgcaaaatttatattaataatgatGATTCTTATCAAGCAAATTCAATTCTCATAGCTTGCATCCTGCTTAAAAAGTGATATAGATAATACATAATTTCtattcaaaaattataaaatgtagaaTTATGGTGCATAAGAAAGCAGCTTTAGCCatctaaggaaaagaaaatcattgtTTCTAACATTTTAATCACAAGTAAATAAAGGAGGcaatattaactttaaaaaaaattttactgagACCTTTATGGCTAGGCTTCAATTAGTGCTATTTCTGGACAATTTTGCCTCATTTTCCCCTACCTCCAGACCTCACTAGACTCCACCAAATTATTAgagatatacaaaaattaatattaaagtgAGCTAACAGAAACATTGAACTTTTTGATAATTTGAATAATCTCACACTATTTACTAGAGATAGGTGTTTTTTAAAACCTATCTGTTCTGTGCATGGACCAATGGGGTACATGTGATCATCCTTTGTTCTAGGTTTTATACTATTATACTTTTTTGGAGTAAATTAATAATATCTATTCAGAAGTCTTCCATTCTTCAAATGGTGGTGAGATATAAATCTTAATCCTTGAAATGTTCTCAGGCAATAttctaaaaaatgtttgaaagtcAGAATGATTTCTTTTAAGTTACTATCCACTATAAATATTATTAGTGCTACAAAACAATCTAAATTTAAGAAATAGGGGGTGATTTTTCAAAGTATCTGAAAATTCAATGTAGGGTTTCTTTTGGTGAACTTAAATAAGTATTACCAAATAGAATGAGTGTAATTAAAATATCAGGTGTTAAAAATTCAAGCACCTAACTTGTAAATCAGTGAGTTGGCCTGGTTTTACATCAGTGGTGGAGATTATGGTAAGGAAGTTAaattcagtttttctttaaaacacttTGTTAATAACCacaattaaaaacaagcaaacaaaaaaacaccaggTGGACCAAAACCAACATATTGTGCCCTTTGGCATCCTTAGAGAAAAGGTTCTTGCTTCAGAGAGAAAAGTCAGATGGAGTTTTTCAAGTAAATAAGATTTTCCTCTTATCAGTGAGAATTTTCTACCAACAGAGCCACGAGGCTCCTTTCTATGAAAGGAAGCATTTGCTCCCAGTCTCTGGGAAAGTTCTTAAATAGTGTGCCTTCCTCCTTAATTTTGTAAAGAACATAATTTTTGTATGCCTTCTCTCAACTATGGTGTCTTTTCTAGGCCTTTACTTTCTTACAACTACTTTCACAGGAATAAGGAATAAGAAAAGTATATGATGGAGTGATTTCAATTCTAATGACCGACAGCCCCTTCTAGTAGAAAATTGGTGGCTTTGTTGCACAGCATAAAACTGAAAGAATGTGGAGTCAGAAGACTTGAGTTCTGTTGCTTTTCAGCTTTTGTAATTTAGTCTAGACCTTTTATCACTCTGAGCTCAGTTTCTGAATCTGTGAAATACCCTGCACATTCCAGAGGACTACAGTGACGGCCAAATGCAAACTATAAAATGTAGTATTTTTGATGAAGAATTTTTGGCTAAGGTTTGAGATTAGGGGGTGGAGGACAGCAAAGAATAGCTGCTACTTCAGAAAAGATAGACCAtaatccattttatattttctttttttcttttaaaggtcaTTTCTTCACTTGATATGATGAGGTACTTTAGTGCTTTGTGCCTGCAAATTTCAAGACACCTTCATCTAAGTATCTTCAAGACTTCATGTCATCAAGCACCTGAACAGGTTCACAAGCATATTGACTAATATCCcaaggaaaagaggagaagcagTTAGGGGAACCTATGAGTGAAGGAAATCCCTCTTTGCAGGAGGCCAGTATATTATCAAATAAGGTTATATTTTAGTATAAAAATTAAGTCCTATAGATCCATTGTATCTGTCTTAGTTGCAAAGCCCTCATTATCAACATTTTTTTATCAAGGTATTATCAGAGTAATACAACCTATAAATTAATTctaaacaaaaccaaagaaagaaatttcAATCTTCTAAGTATAAAACAGTTCTAAAGAGCAATCTGTTTGTCTCATAAATCCTTTTCAGACAGTTGTGGTTTTCTCTGCCAAAGGATTACATAAAAATTCAGGACAAAGGATTTTAGCCATCTTGAGAGAGATGCTTACTTTGATTGCTAAACACTGATAAATGAGTTCATAATGTTGCATAAGTGCATAGACTTATAATTATTGAGTGAAATGTAAGCATCTTTACAGTGAGAGCCAATTATTCCTTGATATTCTAAGTTTCATTGTCACCAAAAAGTGGATATTAAACATTTccatttgtgaaaaataaaaacagtagccTAAGCACAATTGACATATAAGAAAATCAGTAATTTATGAAACCATGACAAAAGTATCTTTCCTTTAGAATATCAGCTAAAGCTACCTCAAGTACACTTTCACTCATTTGagataaaatggggataaaataaGTATCTTCTATTCAGTCTCTAAGTACATTATATATTGATTCTTATCTTTCCACTCTCAAAATGTTTCTATTGCTCATTATGAataatagaactgtcatatggtTCTTTGGTGACCCAGATCCTCAATTCTCATCTTACCTGTTTGTAATTTTTATCTAACAGTTCTGTAGACCATAAGCCATATGttgaaaacatttctttaaaaaagaaataatgaacatGTACTATatcttatggagaaggaaatggcaacccactccagtactcttgcccggaaaatcccatggacggaaaagcttgatgcaggctactgtccatagagtcgcaaagagtctgggatgactgagcgacttcacttaactaTATCTTAAGCAAGAAAAAGGCATATTGTAAAAAGAGCAAAAGTTGATATTTCTTAAAAGGAAATATGTTACTTAAGTACAATGAAAATACTCTGGAGTACTTATTTTGCTTCTAAAACAATTTGTAAATTCAGTAAGAACAGCTTATTGAATAATTTGAATAGTACTTAAACAATTTGAATAGTacttaaaatgtatattccaaCATGTACTTTGGCTTAAAAGGGAAATCctttacaaaatacaaaaatttagGAAGTAAACTCCTAAATTTTGTCAGATATTTGTTAACAATGGAGGACTAATTTCTTCCAATATAACTGATCACAGAAGAAGAGAATCAGtatgtatatgttttttaaaatttggagaaCCTAAAATAAAGGTGGATTATGagacaaaaattaaatttaaaatatggagAAACAAGACAAAGTTACTCTTCTCTCCTTCTATCGGGCATATTGTTTTGAATGACTCGGAAAGTATTTTCAGCAAAAAATAGTAAGTTTAACtcatatttcaaatttattttgctgaaatatttattaagtgttcaatatgtttttctctgcttaaaaagtgtacattttaaaataccagGTATAAGAATTAACTGTTAGTTTGGAAATGAATGTAAAAACTTCCATATATTTACTGAATAttgaaactggaaaacaaaacattctGTGTAATTTATAGTTAAAGACAGATGTGAAGTACTTAAACCATAATAATTAGGTATGTTAATGAAATGCTCTTAATATTTACTAAGGGCATGTGTCATTTAATTATGGACTGAGCCCAGTTAAATGGCATTTTGATGTCATTGTAGAAGTAACATTCACAAATCCATGCCTTAAAACAGTATTTATATATcctgtttggttttttaaaatggattttagCAGTTCAATTTATTCCAGAAGGGAAACTTAAGTTGCTTTTAATAAGTTTTATAAGTCAATAGAATGTATTTTTTGAAATCTTATTTTCATTAGAATTGGCAGTGTAACTTCATGAGTATGCATGAAAGGATGTACatataataaatttttgtttttttttccttaaataagaACATTAACCGTCTAACTTGTGTCTTCTACCTTTTAGAAGTGATACAAATACATGAAGCCAAAACTTGcaattaaatcatttttattgctaaaaGTTAAATGACAAATGTTAGAAAAATTCACTATTGCTATATTATCACTAGTATTATTAAAGAGCTGAAGCACAGTGGTACATATAAGTTAGGTATTGCTGCTCCTCACAGAAGTTCATATTTGGAGGTGAACAAAAAGAATGGTCTTGCAATGAttaatactatataatattttaaaccaGAATCTTATCACTCTAACGACTTATTAGCTAATGTTATAATTGTATCATATTACTTAGGTTCAAGTTCTTCCTTCAAAGAGTCATCAGAATAACATGGATTGAAGAGACTTTCGGacacttgccatctcttgctgctgctgttacatGAAAGGAGATATTAAATACTGGTTTAATTTTTAGATAAGTGTTAATACATATTTcagcaaataaaatatttcaatgcttacattaatacttttttttcagttctgaatAACAACTTACAGTTtccatcataatttttttttgcaacaaagccatttcttttttaagttcattttgtGCACCAGTAAGTAGATTTTCATGATTCTTCTCCAAGTCCTCCATACTCTAAAACACAAAAAGCTAGGTCAGTTACAAACCACTACTTTTCATCTCAGTTTCAAAACTTATGCAGTTAATTTTCAAAAGTAGGAACTTCTTAATATTCAACAATGCACATTATTTAtctcaaataaaaatattctaatacaTGAAAACCAAAATATCCACTAAAGGAATAGAAAACATCATCATAAATCAAATATTATTAAAGGAGCTACAACAGTAATATACGTTCtcactggaagaaacaaaaaataacagaattttatAAAAGGAATAGAAGCACAACTTGCTGTAGCTATGTAGTAGAAAATGGGGATTAATTCCAATTCAGTTGCCAAAAGAATAAGGTTGAAAAGATAAGGGAAAAGGAGTTAAAAGTATTCTAGGGCAAGCACATAAACAACAGCATGAAAGTGCAGAGTTCAAAGAAAGCAATTATGTGGAAGGGTGGAAGTAAAGGATGAATGTAGTAACTGAAGCATAAAAAAAGGATCATAttattggggggtgggggtaaaTCTTGAATACCTAAGAATTCAGAATGAGAATCTACTGACAGTTTTTCAGGAGGGAAAAGATAATGTTTTCAGAAGATAGTATGGCAAACCCATGAAGGATAGGTTGGTAAACAGAAAAATCAGTTAAGAGTTTTTATAGTATAAGCAAAGAATAACAAGGTTCTGAACTAGGGCAGTAGCAGCGGTGAAGAATAAGGGAAATGGAGGTGTCAAATATAGTACTAAAGTTCCTACCCCAAGTGATAATAATGTCCAGTGATAGCATTTAgcacttaaataaaatataatgaattcAGAATGGAAAATAGCTaagaatttaaaatgtgtaaGCAAAATGTTTTCCCCTTAAACTGAGAAAAAAGTTATATTCTACTTCCACATATAAACTATATTTTAGAAGAATGTATTATGTTACCAAATACAACAAACCTTTATGAACTGCTCATACAACTGTCTAATTGTTTTCAGTCTCTGGCTCTGAACAATTCTAGATTGTTGGAAAACCTTTTGTTGCTGTCGAAACAGATTCtgcaaatgtaaaagaaaaaattatgtaaTAACTATTTGGgtaaaatttaggaaaaaataattctGTGTTAAACTTAAAAGGAATAGCTTTTTAAtcagtatttttaagattttttcttaACGTTTACTATGAGTTTAGATAATGTGTTTACCACTTACATACAATAATATAATAATCCAGCTAGTCACTGAATAGGAAATCTCAACAGTGCTCAAAACATGTCttaatttttcttgctttctaaGTCAACACAGATGATCCTTCCAATATTGCTGATCTTTCAATTTCTTGACCTGTTTTCAACCAATGGTTTTTGCCCTTCACCCTACTTTATCTATTACTTACATACTCATAACCTAGATTTTGTCATTACCAATAACTATAACCTCTACACAGTATTAATAATAGCAAACTTCATATTAACAAAGTGTTAGGTAGGAAGCAAACACCAACAGcttttatatatggtatgtgCCTGTACTTACAGTTTACCATTCAGCAGAACCAAACTCACAGCCAGCAATAGGTAATGGAACCTGGCTGAGTTCCATGAGTGTACTACAAGGCCAGGCTTTCCACTTCTACTTGAAACTTGGTTATAATACATTAATTATAAAGCTACAAAGCTAAGCATAATACTAACAGCAAGTTTTTCTTCTTGTTCCTCAGCTTTCTGCATATCCATATCCCACTGCTGGAACAAAGTCAGAAACTGCTGAGAATATTCTTGGTTAAGCTTTTGCCTGTAAaacataatattattatatttcataTCAGCATGGAGCAACTATCAAAACAAAATTGACTTGATGTAATTATGCTATATAAAAGAGAAAGTATCAAATTTCCAGATGTGAAATCAAGAAGTAAAAGTATGACTTACGCTGattccagaaatatttattttcctaacCAACTAACAGAAAAACCCTCAAAATCCTCTCACGTACTTTAGCTCTTGAAAACTAGTGGTGttttattacatatatacattttcccAGAAAAGTCCATTTTATCTCCAAgcaatttacttttcattttctcctatTGAATATAGGTTATGATATGATAGATTCACTGAAGTTACTGTAGAAGATTTTCAAATAGAAATATTTCACTTAATTTTCCCCCATTTTGGTACAATGATTTTGTACAAAAGAATAGTTAATTCAGCTAAAATGTACGAATTGTTAATAATATATAAGGTTGACCATTTTATACACTGTGAAATAGTTAATTGTTATAAGACCAGTGGTTTATATGACACTGACTTTTTATTCAGCTAgcgtattttaaaatgaaaataaattactttgtttaaaaaaagcctcaatcatttttaaaaggggAAAGAGGTCATCTTTATTGATTTCTAGGAAATGTATCTCAAGTCTGTGAAGAAATAAAGTTATAGGActaaaagacatagaggaaaatcaaatcaaatataatttttactaGAGATCCCAATAAATTGAAGATGATAATACTTCTCATAATTTGTACCCATGAGTAGTAAGGAATGATACAAATGTGGCAGTGAAAAAAACCAACAACTTTACCTTTGCTCTTGTTGGATTTTCCAAACATTTTCAAGTTTCTGGTTACTGGTTTTGAGAGAAGCCTTGGTATACATTTCTAGTCTCTTTCTCTTGGCAAGAAGAGACTTGTTAATATCAgctataatgaaaatatatattcattaaacTTAATGTGAAAGTAAGTTATTTATTCCCACATATTCAAATAAATATGGATAAAGCTGGTTCAAGaattttgaagatattttaaaactacaCATACTATCAAAAAGCATGATTAgttgcttgctttttttctgagaaaaatttTAGTTATTGGTATCTCAATTCTTATTTTCTTAACTTGAGATAATTTTAATTTAGAGATGATTAGAAAGAGCTAATGACAAAAAAAAAGGTCTCAAGGACAGACTAATTTTTTCATAAGAAGACACTAATAAAGACTAAATTTAGAACTCATTATATAAAAcacaaaacttttttaaaagcctaaaaataaaaacaaaatgttttttaaaatatagtgatactattaaatatattttttactaaGACAAAGCATAGGTAAATCTTAATTTAAGTAGGTatctaaataagttcattcaggaactcttttaaatatgttcatgaaGCTTTTTACAGGCCATTTTTTACCaataagtactgcatttcataaacattttaatacTTTAATAATTCTCTGCTAGGCACATGCATATGGATCTACTGTCAAtggtccattttctttttttttttttttttttttgattttagaTCTTACTTTATTTAAGTCCATGCTAATGTATTTCAATGGTCCATTTTCAGCAACCATGATGAGGTTGCCTATACTATTGGATATTTGGTAtttccaagtgaaagtgaaagtcagtcagtcgtgtccaactctttgtgaccctgtggactatacagtccatggaatcatggacttctctaagccagaatgctggagtgggtagcctttcccttcttcaggggatcttcccaacccaaggatcgaacccaggtctcctgcatgacaggtgaattctttactagctgagccacaagggatttCCAATATCTATCTCCAATGATACATTTAAAAGGTCAAGTATTTTGCTACTACCAAATAGGACAaagctttcaaaaaatatttgattatatGAATGATCTATAGAGAAGAGctaaatatttactctttttccAGAATACTCTCCCCAATACAGTTAATGTAACTAATATTTGACATacaatttaatgattttttttcaatttaatgatctttttatctGATTATACatctctttggagaaggaaatgtcaaaccactccagtatccttgcctagaaaatcccatggacagaggagcctgccgggctgcagtccatggggtcacagagttgggagtgattgagcgattaacactttcacagttTCATACATCTCTTACTAGCAACACTCTTTAATTCTCAATTACATAGTTTGATAatgtaaaaataacaataaagttattttaaaggtTTCAGTTTTTACTACATTTAGTAAAGAACACAAAAATGTCATAGAAAATaaccaaagagaaaaaatgaaaaactgacaCATGTACAGATATGCGTGTGTTTGCATCACTTAGTCCATGAAAGTCATACAAAGAGGGATAGATATTTTTCCCATCCATTTTTGTTCTAAAATTCCATAATCTATTAAACCCACACATGTATAAAGTAACAGGACCATTCTTAACCCACCGTTGTTGGTACCATTCTCTTTTCACATCAACAACTGGAAAAGGTTAATAAGGAAATCTATGAAGCTGAGTCACATATATCTGTGCAAAATCTTACATATAAAAACAAAGCATTAAAAAACAGTCTTACAGTCCACTGATTATTTACTATTATACAAGTTATATGGTTTAAAACAATGTTAAACACAAATATCTCCTAAAACATACCTCCAAATCTTTCCAGCATATTCTGTACTTCACCCCTATGAAAAAATTACATCAGAAAAGTTTTAAGGatccataaaatatttattgttttggaAGGAATACACATACCCAGTATTTTACATGCAATACTCATTGGACAACCAAATAGCTGCTTCTTAACAGGTGAAAATCGTTTGACCATATTACCCCATATCTTCAACTACTGCAGAAGTCCTTTTCTTCCCATGTTTCTCAAGTGTTGAGGTCTTCTCTGcatgacaataaaaaaaatttgaaattaagtGTGTTATTTTGGTAGTTTTTTAACGGTATATCTTAATTTTGagggtttgtgttttttttaagctttctgcCAAGACAAGTTTTTAAAGCAGATTTATAAATGCAATACTTTCTCTGCAGGTTTGTTgtggtgttgtttagttgctaagtcatgtctcttttgcgatcccatggactgcagcccaccaggctcctctgtccatggtatttcctaggaaagaattatggagtgggttgccatttccttctccaggggatattctcctgacccagggatcaagccctagtctcctacattggcaggcagagtcttcaccactgagccaccagggggagcTGCCTCTACGTAggttgttgctactgctgctaagtcgctccagccatgtccaactgtgtgcgaccccagagacggcagcccaccaggctcccccgtccctgggattctccaggcaagaacactggagtgggttgccatttccttctccaatgcatgaaagtgaaaagtgaaagtgaagtcgctcagtcatgtccgactcagcgaccccatggactgcagaggaATTAAATCAGGATCAAAGACCATTTTATACGAACAATTTTGCAAGTCTTCCTATGTTAATGTCATAATAATCTCTCTACTATTTATCAGACATCAGGTGAAAGATACTATAGAAGCTTCACTAGCCCCAAAACAGAAACATGAAATACACGAAAATGCAGGACATGGTCAGTAAACGTCAGGTCTGTACCTTCAATGGCCTCCTCCTCTGAACCACTCAGATCTTTTTTGTcttcttgctcaaattcataggCTCTTATAGCCTGATCCCCCACGGATGGTTTCGCAGACTTCCCGGAATGTTTTCTTCCAGAAGGCACCATTTTTCAATGTTttctgattggaaaaaaaaaacaaaaaacaaaaaaacaaacacgaAAAAAACCCTTCTGAATCCAAAGACACGATTTAAATAGACTGGCAAATTTCAAAATGAGAGCTATCAAAGATAATTTTAATTGAATTCCACTTTAGGAGTCTCTTCATTTACTTTGTTGGACCAAAATATAACAAGATAATGACAGCACTGCCCCTGACTCCTGGGGTGCCTTAATGGAGAGTTCTCCTCTGAGGATGGGGAGGGCGGCAGAATTCTAGATCCGCTTTTGCCAGCTTCTGGATAAATTGAGGCCAATCTAGATTTTGCATTTCAGTCACAGAGTGAAATCAACGACTGACAGGATCAATCACGACCCCACCCCAAAGAAACTGCTAG includes these proteins:
- the SYCP3 gene encoding synaptonemal complex protein 3 → MVPSGRKHSGKSAKPSVGDQAIRAYEFEQEDKKDLSGSEEEAIEEKTSTLEKHGKKRTSAVVEDMGGEVQNMLERFGADINKSLLAKRKRLEMYTKASLKTSNQKLENVWKIQQEQRQKLNQEYSQQFLTLFQQWDMDMQKAEEQEEKLANLFRQQQKVFQQSRIVQSQRLKTIRQLYEQFIKSMEDLEKNHENLLTGAQNELKKEMALLQKKIMMETQQQEMASVRKSLQSMLF